The following DNA comes from Papaver somniferum cultivar HN1 chromosome 4, ASM357369v1, whole genome shotgun sequence.
ATCTTCTCAAAAGAAGGGAGCAAAAGTTCTCCGGCTTTACTTATGAAAGCAACATTTAAATTGCTTCCCTCTGCTATGTACCCTTCATCATCCACCCATATTGCAGCATACGCCCCTTTCTCCTCCGCCAACATTTTCGAGAGTACGTTTGGCAAGTAATTCACATTCTTCGAGGTGGCAAAGAGCGGTTGCTTCATTGGTATGGTTGAAGTTATTACTTTCACCCCTTCTTTGCAAGGGAGGTAATCCTCTTGTATTACCACTGCATAAAATGTTGGAGTAGGACAACCAGATGGTGACAACAAGAAATTCCCAGGTCCAGAACTTAAATAAAATCTGAGCGACCCATTTTTGCACAAAGAAGCTGCCACCAGTTGTAAAAGTATGTTCTTTAAGGTGGCATGAGGAAAGGGAAATGTATTTATCTTTGCTTGCGATGCTGACCGCAAGAATCTTTCTATGTGCTTATCTACCTCATATAAGTACCTGGTAATagcaaagtagaagaagagccatAAGATTAGTTACCATGCATTATACTAACTTCATGACTATTTATATAACAGTTTGAGCAAGAAAATTTACCCATTTACTATCCTTGTTGTGTCAAACACACCATGACCCCTATGGATCATATGATCATCCATTGGGATAACCATCAAGGCAGGATCGAGCGTTATCCCACCAAAAACACTCGAGTACATCCCGACGTGCTTTTCGTTTTTCTTTATTACATTCGTTCTTTCATGCAGCTTTGCAATCACCTGAACATGTGTATATATAAAATGATAAGGCCAACATATGTATATTATAAATCCTCTACCTCTAAgaaaaatgaaaggattttcttcatcttctgttAGATTTTTACCTCGGAGGTGCCATATACTGGTATAGATTCGCCATGCACGGGTGAAGATTCTGTGGGTTCTTCAACCATTGCAAAGTACAGAAGAAAATGCATAAATAAGAAAAAGAACAGAGAAGAAAAGCAACGAATAGTAGGCATCTTGTAGTAGGATAATAGGTCGAGGTATGGAATAAAAGTAAGTGAAAATGGAAGGGGAGAGGGGTACTGGACTGGAGAAGCAAAAGGAGAGGAGATTTGTTGTGATTCGAG
Coding sequences within:
- the LOC113274137 gene encoding D-amino-acid transaminase, chloroplastic-like, whose product is MPTIRCFSSLFFFLFMHFLLYFAMVEEPTESSPVHGESIPVYGTSEVIAKLHERTNVIKKNEKHVGMYSSVFGGITLDPALMVIPMDDHMIHRGHGVFDTTRIVNGYLYEVDKHIERFLRSASQAKINTFPFPHATLKNILLQLVAASLCKNGSLRFYLSSGPGNFLLSPSGCPTPTFYAVVIQEDYLPCKEGVKVITSTIPMKQPLFATSKNVNYLPNVLSKMLAEEKGAYAAIWVDDEGYIAEGSNLNVAFISKAGELLLPSFEKILSGITAKKLLELAPKLVEQKMLKSVTVKNITVAGAKNASEMMYLGSNLPVLPITMWDDKLIGDGKVGRLTLALSDLLYEDMLSGPERTLVSYAKKVFSNK